The following proteins are co-located in the Triticum aestivum cultivar Chinese Spring chromosome 1A, IWGSC CS RefSeq v2.1, whole genome shotgun sequence genome:
- the LOC123180766 gene encoding uncharacterized protein — protein sequence MAFLGGSLRMTRSIGSQKMMEGKSHGGSGSWRQAPAPVRQLFWRVRRTMLRPKRRALSFGYDLKSYSQNFDDDLVTAHRL from the coding sequence ATGGCGTTTCTAGGAGGTTCATTGCGCATGACGAGGAGCATCGGCAGCCAGAAGATGATGGAGGGGAAGAGCCACGGCGGGTCAGGGTCATGGCGTCAGGCACCGGCGCCCGTGAGGCAGCTCTTCTGGAGAGTGAGGCGCACCATGCTGAGGCCGAAGCGCCGTGCCCTGAGTTTTGGGTACGACCTCAAGAGCTACTCCCAGAACTTCGATGACGACCTCGTCACTGCCCACCGCCTCTAG